In Hamadaea flava, a genomic segment contains:
- a CDS encoding LacI family DNA-binding transcriptional regulator yields MTGRPTLEQVAERAGVSRATVSRVVNGSPTVTPAIRETVQRAIAELGYVPNQAARSLVTQRTDSIALILPESEFRVFSEDQAIPGFIRGVSQELEAADKQLVLMVGGSPSAHDRIERYALARHVDGVIIASMHGADPLPNSLHRMGIPVVCGGRPLGRSTVPYVEVDSVGGARLAVRHLLERGRTRIATVAGPQDMVAGIDRLAGYRRELQDSDRRSIVAVGDFTRESGAVAMRQLLADDPHLDAVFVASDLMAFGALTALREAGRRVPDDVALVGFDDVEQARYAEPPLTTVRQPIIGQGREMARQLLRLVAGEDIPSSVVLPTELVVRSSA; encoded by the coding sequence ATGACCGGCAGACCCACTCTGGAGCAGGTGGCTGAGCGCGCGGGGGTGTCCCGGGCGACCGTCTCCCGCGTCGTCAACGGCTCCCCCACCGTCACCCCGGCGATCCGCGAGACGGTCCAGCGGGCCATCGCCGAACTCGGCTATGTGCCGAACCAGGCCGCCCGCAGCCTGGTCACGCAGCGTACGGACTCGATCGCGCTGATCCTCCCAGAGAGCGAGTTCCGGGTCTTCTCTGAGGACCAGGCCATCCCCGGCTTCATCCGGGGCGTGTCGCAAGAACTCGAAGCGGCCGACAAACAGCTCGTCCTCATGGTCGGCGGCTCGCCGTCGGCCCACGACCGGATCGAGCGGTACGCGCTCGCACGCCACGTCGACGGGGTCATCATCGCCTCGATGCACGGAGCGGATCCGCTGCCCAACTCGCTGCACCGGATGGGGATCCCGGTGGTCTGCGGCGGCCGCCCGCTCGGGCGCAGCACCGTTCCGTATGTCGAGGTCGACAGTGTCGGCGGAGCCCGGCTGGCCGTACGCCACCTGCTGGAGCGCGGCCGGACCCGGATCGCCACCGTCGCCGGCCCGCAGGACATGGTCGCGGGCATCGACCGGCTCGCCGGCTACCGGCGCGAACTCCAGGACTCCGACCGGCGCTCGATCGTCGCCGTCGGCGACTTCACCCGCGAATCCGGTGCGGTCGCGATGCGCCAGCTCCTCGCGGACGACCCCCACCTCGACGCCGTCTTCGTGGCGTCGGACCTGATGGCGTTCGGCGCGTTGACGGCGCTCCGCGAGGCCGGTCGGCGAGTGCCGGACGACGTGGCCCTGGTCGGCTTCGACGACGTCGAACAAGCCCGATACGCCGAACCTCCACTCACGACGGTGCGGCAGCCGATCATCGGCCAGGGCCGGGAGATGGCCCGGCAGCTGCTCCGGCTCGTCGCCGGGGAGGACATCCCCTCGTCGGTGGTGCTGCCGACCGAACTCGTCGTCCGCTCCTCCGCCTGA
- a CDS encoding maleylpyruvate isomerase family mycothiol-dependent enzyme — protein sequence MSRTHGSKEFWLAALRPEISAFRSAAAEALDADPDIEVPSCPGWTILDLVHHLTYVYERHLSHLSRGLSTDPQLPPIDAGTPADQRPPAAEAIGVFDERAERLLTTLDALDPDMPAWNWAPQAKKVAFWDRRLALETAVHRWDAQMAIARAEPIEDKLAADGVSEVLDTWLPAGGTRRKGPIDKIGVVHLLAADTDEEWFLRLRGPGVALLDTDTILDSEEPDPRVSASGTASDLLLAMYGRVGFDVLELAGDESLLEALRVG from the coding sequence ATGAGCAGGACGCACGGCAGCAAGGAGTTCTGGCTGGCCGCTCTGCGGCCTGAGATCTCGGCCTTCCGATCGGCGGCGGCCGAGGCGCTCGACGCCGACCCGGACATCGAGGTTCCCTCATGCCCGGGGTGGACCATCCTCGATCTGGTTCACCACCTCACCTATGTCTATGAACGGCACCTGTCGCACCTCAGCCGCGGGCTGAGCACCGACCCGCAGCTACCCCCGATCGACGCCGGCACCCCCGCCGACCAGCGTCCCCCGGCCGCCGAGGCCATCGGGGTCTTCGACGAACGGGCCGAGCGGCTGCTCACCACGCTGGACGCGCTCGACCCCGACATGCCTGCCTGGAACTGGGCGCCGCAGGCGAAGAAGGTCGCGTTCTGGGACCGCCGCCTCGCGTTGGAGACCGCGGTGCACCGCTGGGACGCCCAGATGGCGATCGCACGTGCCGAACCGATCGAGGACAAGCTGGCCGCCGACGGCGTCAGCGAGGTGCTCGACACCTGGCTCCCGGCGGGCGGGACGCGCCGCAAGGGGCCGATCGACAAGATCGGGGTGGTGCACCTGCTCGCCGCCGACACCGACGAGGAGTGGTTCCTGCGGCTGCGCGGCCCGGGAGTCGCCCTGCTGGACACCGACACGATCCTCGACAGCGAGGAGCCCGACCCGCGCGTCTCCGCGTCCGGGACCGCGTCCGACCTGCTCCTGGCGATGTACGGCCGCGTCGGCTTCGACGTGCTAGAGCTGGCCGGGGACGAGTCCCTGCTCGAGGCGCTCCGAGTCGGCTGA
- a CDS encoding UDP-N-acetylmuramate dehydrogenase, which yields MPEVSPDVSLARWTTLGLGGPAQRMIVANSVDEIVQSVRSAADGPALILAGGSNVVVGDDGFPGVVVLVRSAGWTVTADDGGTVDLVVQAGQDWDGFVAYTVAEGLAGVECLSGVPGSTGATPIQNVGAYGQDVSEVITAVTVLDRLADEVVELSAAECEFAYRGSRFKHNDRWVVLSVAMRLVRSPLSTPIRYAELARRLGVEPGDHVNLGQVREAVLALRRGKGMVLDPEDPDTRSVGSFFMNPVLSASAYQMFLAKADGREGTTWPEADGKVKVSAAWLIENAGFRKGYARGGAAISGKHTLALTNRGGRTEDLLELAREVRDGVHARFGVTLRPEPVLINCEL from the coding sequence GTGCCTGAGGTCAGCCCTGATGTGTCGCTCGCTCGCTGGACCACCCTTGGCCTGGGCGGTCCCGCCCAGCGGATGATCGTCGCGAACAGCGTCGATGAGATCGTGCAAAGTGTACGGTCCGCCGCCGACGGCCCCGCGTTGATCCTGGCGGGCGGGAGCAATGTCGTCGTCGGAGACGACGGCTTCCCCGGTGTCGTCGTGCTCGTGCGGTCGGCCGGCTGGACGGTGACCGCCGACGACGGCGGCACCGTTGACCTGGTGGTTCAGGCCGGTCAGGACTGGGACGGCTTCGTCGCGTACACGGTCGCCGAGGGGCTGGCCGGAGTCGAGTGCCTGTCCGGCGTACCGGGGTCGACGGGCGCCACGCCGATCCAGAACGTCGGCGCCTACGGCCAGGACGTGTCCGAGGTGATCACGGCGGTGACGGTCCTCGACCGGCTCGCCGACGAGGTCGTGGAACTGTCCGCGGCCGAGTGCGAATTCGCGTACCGCGGCAGCCGGTTCAAACACAACGACCGGTGGGTGGTCCTGTCCGTGGCCATGCGCCTGGTCCGTTCGCCGCTCTCCACGCCCATCCGGTACGCGGAACTGGCGCGACGCCTCGGCGTGGAACCCGGCGACCACGTGAATCTGGGGCAGGTTCGCGAAGCGGTGCTCGCCCTTCGCCGGGGCAAGGGCATGGTGCTGGATCCGGAGGATCCCGATACCCGGTCGGTGGGCTCCTTCTTCATGAACCCCGTGCTGTCCGCTTCCGCGTACCAGATGTTCTTGGCGAAAGCCGACGGCCGGGAGGGTACGACGTGGCCGGAGGCGGACGGCAAGGTGAAGGTGAGCGCGGCCTGGCTGATCGAGAACGCCGGATTCCGCAAGGGGTACGCGCGCGGCGGCGCGGCGATCTCGGGCAAGCACACGCTGGCCCTGACCAACCGGGGTGGCCGGACCGAGGATCTGCTGGAGCTGGCCCGCGAGGTACGCGACGGTGTGCACGCGCGATTCGGCGTGACCCTGCGCCCGGAACCGGTACTGATCAACTGCGAGCTGTAG
- a CDS encoding GEVED domain-containing protein, with the protein MAHAAPVAGPRALPAPPAATDAWATCPNYAYMVTLPEGSGRSTFNRYDIGTASLVPIKQFDFVVNAIGYSKTQNLVWGVHSVDNEPDTLVRFGSQGDLVEVGVPEDASGNPLTKFEALAGTVDGNTYIAHTRTPANHLMTIDIDPASSTFGQVKTDVALSRTSPGRSYLNVGDWDVYDQDGLLYAVELDSNFRKLVKIDPATGQVTDAATVTADLPDSANYGAAFMEDGSGNFYVGANNVLSGGTPTGQSQTFMLRTGLTPPLTTAYGKGGALRVNDGADCLLATDFGDAPDSYGTLDDSGGPAHVLSSYLHHGKKLRIGANIDADLDGFNDADAKVDDDNVPGMNDEDGVPAGTRFTSTKPKLTVKITNTTGLAAVLAGWLDSNRNGEFDDAERAMVPLSASATSATLTWKAFSLPSASAKSFLRLRVYEAGRTEAAGRTRAGRTEAGPTPGGWVDGGEVDDHEVTLVRTTAARAVTAVSKPKVQIDPDTWPANSDGPKDLDDDGDVDQHDLDLALAATGFVLRPYLLLGVGMVLLGLVILILALMVGPKKVRRRI; encoded by the coding sequence GTGGCGCATGCCGCACCAGTCGCCGGACCGCGGGCGCTGCCCGCTCCGCCGGCCGCGACGGACGCGTGGGCGACCTGCCCGAACTACGCGTACATGGTGACGTTGCCGGAGGGCAGCGGACGGTCGACCTTCAACCGGTACGACATCGGCACGGCGTCGCTGGTCCCGATCAAGCAGTTCGATTTCGTCGTGAACGCGATCGGCTACTCCAAGACGCAGAACCTGGTGTGGGGCGTGCACTCGGTCGACAACGAGCCCGACACTCTCGTCCGGTTCGGCTCGCAGGGCGACCTCGTTGAGGTGGGCGTACCGGAGGACGCGTCCGGCAACCCGTTGACGAAGTTCGAGGCGCTGGCCGGCACGGTCGACGGAAACACCTACATCGCGCATACGCGTACGCCGGCGAACCACCTGATGACGATCGACATCGACCCGGCCAGCTCGACGTTCGGCCAGGTGAAGACGGATGTGGCGCTGTCGCGTACATCGCCGGGGCGGAGCTATCTCAACGTCGGCGACTGGGACGTCTACGACCAGGACGGCCTCCTGTACGCCGTCGAACTGGACAGCAACTTCCGCAAGCTGGTCAAGATCGACCCGGCGACGGGCCAGGTGACCGACGCGGCGACCGTGACCGCCGACCTGCCCGACAGCGCCAACTACGGTGCGGCCTTCATGGAGGACGGCAGCGGCAACTTCTACGTCGGCGCCAACAACGTGCTCTCCGGCGGTACGCCGACCGGCCAGAGTCAGACCTTCATGCTGCGTACCGGGCTCACGCCGCCGCTGACCACGGCGTACGGGAAGGGCGGGGCGCTGCGTGTCAACGACGGCGCGGACTGCCTGCTCGCGACGGACTTCGGCGACGCGCCCGACTCGTACGGCACGCTCGACGACTCCGGCGGTCCGGCACACGTGCTGTCGTCGTACCTGCACCACGGCAAGAAACTGCGGATCGGGGCGAACATCGACGCCGACCTGGACGGGTTCAACGACGCGGACGCCAAGGTCGACGACGACAACGTCCCCGGCATGAACGACGAGGACGGCGTACCGGCCGGGACGAGGTTCACCTCGACCAAGCCGAAGCTGACGGTGAAGATCACGAACACGACCGGGCTCGCGGCCGTGCTCGCCGGGTGGCTGGACAGCAACCGGAACGGCGAGTTCGACGACGCCGAACGGGCCATGGTCCCGCTCAGCGCCTCGGCGACGAGCGCGACGCTCACGTGGAAGGCGTTCTCGCTGCCGAGCGCGTCGGCGAAGTCGTTCCTGCGGCTGCGTGTCTACGAGGCGGGCCGGACCGAGGCCGCCGGGCGTACCCGCGCCGGCCGCACCGAGGCCGGGCCGACGCCGGGCGGCTGGGTCGACGGCGGCGAAGTCGATGACCACGAAGTCACCCTGGTACGCACCACCGCCGCGCGCGCGGTGACCGCGGTGTCGAAGCCGAAGGTTCAGATCGACCCGGACACCTGGCCGGCGAACAGCGACGGACCGAAAGACCTCGACGACGACGGTGACGTCGACCAGCACGACCTGGACCTGGCGCTCGCCGCCACCGGGTTCGTGCTGCGGCCCTACCTGTTGCTCGGGGTCGGCATGGTGCTGCTCGGCCTGGTCATCCTGATCCTGGCCCTGATGGTCGGCCCCAAAAAGGTACGCCGCCGGATCTGA
- a CDS encoding DUF6923 family protein codes for MLFIRIGKLVGIAVIGSAAVGLAPTAAFAALTPPAPPTVPFTECPNLGYQVQSQDGKTSTYGYFDLNTSTFVPIKKFATAVNATGYSRAQGVFWGMLTNYDNNHLARWDRLGNLVDVGPLDGVPAGQVIRTNVGTIDDQDHLLIQTRDPAADKPGLVGPTNALITVDVDPDSATFGEILGNVPLSRATPGMDFLRIGDWDYNPTDGMLYSLEMVGDTKRELVKIDPSTGQVTDVKDLTAQLPDSQNYGAVYVEDVSGTVYVSANDVDDKLAHKQPGASSRTYAIYAPYSNPHIIAYTPGAPLLINDGADCLVATDFGDAPDSYKTLNPHGGPGHIFTEVEHPGQQLRIGKLIDPDLDGIPTPNADGDDKNLPVNDEDGVKPGTTIFANSPALSVPITNTTGAKATLAGWLDLDGSGTFEDSERAMVTLEPGQTSGELTWPALENGRTESLTQTFLRLRLYPGEVADPKPTGARFIDGGEIEDHKVVFGLPATGDKLMPILGLGLGLLAAGLVITGVTGPGRRRPTPAGPTNRRPSPRPART; via the coding sequence GTGCTGTTTATCCGAATCGGGAAACTTGTCGGAATAGCGGTGATCGGCTCGGCGGCGGTGGGACTCGCGCCCACCGCCGCCTTCGCCGCGCTGACGCCGCCCGCCCCGCCGACCGTGCCCTTCACCGAGTGCCCCAACCTCGGATACCAGGTCCAGTCGCAGGACGGGAAGACGTCCACCTACGGCTACTTCGACCTGAACACCTCGACGTTCGTGCCGATCAAGAAGTTCGCGACGGCCGTCAACGCGACGGGGTACTCCCGCGCGCAGGGCGTCTTCTGGGGAATGCTCACGAACTACGACAACAACCACCTGGCGCGCTGGGATCGACTCGGGAACCTCGTGGACGTCGGGCCGCTGGACGGCGTACCGGCGGGTCAGGTGATCCGGACCAATGTGGGCACCATCGACGACCAGGATCACCTGCTGATCCAGACCCGGGACCCGGCCGCCGACAAGCCCGGCCTCGTCGGGCCGACCAACGCGCTGATCACCGTCGACGTCGACCCGGACAGCGCGACGTTCGGCGAGATCCTGGGCAACGTGCCGTTGAGCCGGGCCACGCCCGGCATGGACTTCCTGCGGATCGGCGACTGGGACTACAACCCGACCGACGGAATGCTCTACTCGCTGGAGATGGTGGGCGACACCAAGCGAGAACTGGTCAAGATCGACCCGTCGACCGGGCAGGTCACCGACGTCAAGGACCTCACGGCGCAGCTGCCCGACTCGCAGAACTACGGCGCGGTCTACGTCGAGGACGTCAGCGGCACGGTCTACGTCTCGGCGAACGACGTCGACGACAAGCTGGCGCACAAGCAGCCCGGTGCGTCCAGCCGGACCTACGCGATCTACGCGCCGTACTCGAATCCGCACATCATCGCGTACACGCCGGGTGCGCCGCTGCTCATCAACGACGGCGCGGACTGCCTTGTGGCCACCGACTTCGGGGACGCACCCGACAGCTACAAGACGCTGAACCCGCACGGCGGACCCGGGCACATCTTCACCGAGGTCGAGCACCCCGGTCAGCAGTTGCGCATCGGCAAGCTGATCGACCCCGACCTCGACGGCATCCCGACCCCGAACGCGGACGGCGACGACAAGAACCTCCCCGTCAACGACGAGGACGGCGTAAAGCCCGGTACGACGATCTTCGCCAACTCGCCGGCGTTGAGCGTACCGATCACGAACACGACCGGGGCGAAGGCGACCCTGGCCGGATGGCTGGACCTGGACGGCTCGGGCACCTTCGAAGACTCCGAGCGGGCCATGGTCACCCTCGAACCCGGGCAGACCAGCGGCGAGCTGACCTGGCCCGCGCTGGAGAACGGCCGGACCGAGAGCCTGACGCAGACCTTCCTGCGGCTGCGGCTCTACCCGGGCGAGGTCGCCGACCCGAAGCCGACCGGAGCACGGTTCATCGACGGCGGCGAGATCGAGGATCACAAGGTCGTGTTCGGACTTCCCGCCACCGGCGACAAACTGATGCCGATCCTCGGCCTGGGACTTGGACTGCTCGCGGCCGGCCTGGTCATCACCGGGGTCACCGGGCCCGGCCGGCGACGGCCGACCCCGGCCGGGCCGACGAACCGGCGGCCAAGCCCTCGCCCCGCCCGCACCTGA
- a CDS encoding class I SAM-dependent methyltransferase, which yields MRRPLGEITRGTTNPNRLRRVDRWIAWRLAATLASVDSPLVVDLGYGATPITAVELADRLARFRPHVIGLEIDPVRVAAAQPAADPPRLEFRRGGFELAGLRPQVVRAFNVLRQYDESAVADAWRTVSERLAPGGWLVEGTCDELGRIATWALLAAGSTAPDSLTLAAKLSTLESPAVFAERLPKALIHHNVPGSPIHTVLATLTEHWERAAPMGVFGSRQRWLATLRAYADSGQAVLDGPSRWRLGELTIPWPSL from the coding sequence TTGAGGCGGCCGCTCGGCGAGATCACGCGCGGCACGACCAATCCCAACCGGTTGCGCCGCGTCGACCGCTGGATCGCGTGGCGGCTGGCCGCCACGCTCGCCTCGGTGGACTCGCCGCTCGTCGTCGACCTCGGCTACGGGGCCACGCCCATCACCGCCGTGGAACTGGCCGACCGGCTGGCCCGGTTCCGGCCCCACGTCATCGGACTGGAGATCGATCCCGTACGCGTAGCCGCGGCGCAGCCGGCGGCGGACCCGCCCCGGCTGGAGTTCCGCCGCGGCGGCTTCGAGCTGGCGGGGCTGCGCCCCCAAGTGGTACGCGCGTTCAACGTCCTGCGACAGTACGACGAATCGGCCGTGGCAGACGCGTGGCGTACGGTTTCCGAGCGGCTGGCCCCGGGCGGCTGGCTGGTCGAAGGGACCTGCGACGAACTGGGCCGAATCGCGACCTGGGCGCTGCTGGCCGCCGGTTCCACCGCCCCGGACAGCCTTACGCTCGCGGCCAAACTGTCCACCTTGGAGAGCCCGGCGGTGTTCGCCGAACGGCTGCCCAAGGCGTTGATCCACCACAACGTGCCGGGATCGCCGATCCACACCGTCCTGGCGACGCTCACCGAGCACTGGGAACGGGCCGCCCCGATGGGTGTCTTCGGGTCACGTCAACGCTGGCTGGCGACCCTCCGGGCGTACGCCGACAGCGGGCAGGCCGTGCTGGACGGGCCGTCACGGTGGCGGCTCGGCGAACTCACCATCCCCTGGCCCTCCCTCTAG
- a CDS encoding SDR family oxidoreductase: protein MQSRGIAVVTGASSGIGAATARRLAEEGFHVVAAARRSERLAALAAVAQGRITPVACDVTSDTSVGSLAETVADLGEPLYLVVNNAGGAHGADPVASGSVEDWQWMFDVNVLGTLRVTRALLPALIESGAGTIVNVVSTAGHIVYEGGGGYTAAKHAQHALTGTLRLELNGEPVRVIEIEPGMVKTDEFAVNRFGGDSGKAAAVYSGVAEPLVADDIADCIAWCATRPHHVNVDRLVVRPIAQAAQHKVARKL from the coding sequence ATGCAGTCCAGAGGCATCGCGGTGGTCACCGGCGCGTCCAGCGGCATCGGCGCCGCGACGGCGCGGCGGCTGGCCGAAGAGGGTTTCCACGTCGTCGCCGCAGCTCGTCGCAGTGAACGGCTCGCTGCGCTCGCCGCTGTCGCCCAGGGCCGGATCACTCCCGTGGCCTGCGATGTGACTTCCGACACCTCGGTCGGCTCGCTGGCGGAGACAGTGGCCGACCTCGGCGAACCGCTCTACCTGGTCGTGAACAACGCCGGCGGCGCGCACGGCGCCGACCCGGTCGCGTCCGGCTCCGTCGAAGACTGGCAGTGGATGTTCGACGTCAACGTCCTCGGCACCCTCCGGGTCACGCGAGCGCTGCTTCCGGCACTGATCGAGTCCGGCGCGGGCACGATCGTGAACGTCGTGTCGACCGCCGGGCACATCGTCTACGAGGGCGGCGGCGGATACACCGCGGCCAAGCACGCGCAGCACGCGCTCACCGGCACGCTGCGCCTCGAACTCAACGGCGAACCCGTCCGGGTGATCGAGATCGAGCCGGGCATGGTGAAGACCGACGAGTTCGCGGTCAACCGGTTCGGGGGCGACTCCGGCAAGGCCGCGGCCGTCTACTCGGGGGTCGCCGAACCGCTGGTCGCCGACGACATCGCCGACTGCATCGCGTGGTGCGCCACCCGGCCGCACCACGTCAACGTCGACCGGCTCGTGGTTCGCCCGATCGCTCAGGCCGCCCAGCACAAGGTGGCCCGCAAGCTTTGA
- the mshA gene encoding D-inositol-3-phosphate glycosyltransferase: MNNRCAVGGTVSPRTPRRIATLSVHTSPLHQPGTGDAGGMNVYIVEVSKRLAEAGVEVEIFTRTTSSDLPRSVELAPGVLVRHVNAGPFEGLAKEDLPAQLCAFTHGVLRAEASRPPGHYDLLHSHYWLSGQVGWLAKQRWGVPLVHTAHTLAKVKNLQLAAGDRAEPRSRVIGEEQVVAESDRLVANTPTEARELIDLYQASLDRVSVVEPGVDLDRFQPLPRVAASAGKLAARKRLGLPERGRIVTFVGRIQPLKAPDVLIQALAELCARDRDLAADTTLVIVGGPSGSGLDRPTALIELAASLGLRDRVRFLPPQSGDDLVAVYRAADVVAVPSHNESFGLVALEAQATGTPVVAAAVGGLVTAVRDEVSGVLVDGHVPGDWARVFDRLLRAPHRLTELAHGAVEHARAFSWARTASGLLDVYREAMEENRARLLLRDHADLAGAATW, translated from the coding sequence ATGAACAACCGCTGCGCTGTTGGAGGCACCGTGAGCCCTCGGACCCCACGCCGCATCGCAACGCTGTCGGTGCACACGTCTCCCCTGCACCAACCCGGTACCGGCGATGCGGGCGGCATGAACGTCTATATCGTCGAGGTCTCCAAACGCCTCGCCGAGGCGGGGGTCGAGGTCGAGATCTTCACTCGAACCACCTCCAGCGATCTGCCACGCAGTGTCGAGCTGGCTCCGGGCGTACTGGTGCGGCATGTGAACGCCGGTCCGTTCGAGGGGCTGGCCAAGGAAGACCTGCCCGCTCAGCTCTGCGCCTTCACGCACGGGGTGCTGCGGGCCGAGGCGTCCCGGCCGCCGGGTCATTACGACCTGCTTCACTCGCACTACTGGCTGTCCGGCCAGGTCGGCTGGCTCGCCAAGCAGCGCTGGGGCGTACCGCTGGTGCATACCGCGCACACCCTGGCCAAGGTGAAGAACCTGCAGCTGGCGGCGGGCGACCGGGCCGAGCCGCGGTCCCGCGTCATCGGTGAGGAGCAGGTCGTCGCCGAGAGCGATCGGCTTGTCGCGAACACGCCGACCGAGGCGCGCGAACTCATCGACCTCTACCAGGCCTCGCTCGACCGGGTCAGCGTCGTCGAACCCGGCGTGGACCTCGATCGCTTCCAGCCGCTGCCCCGGGTCGCCGCGTCGGCCGGCAAGCTCGCCGCCCGGAAGCGGCTCGGCCTGCCCGAGCGCGGGCGGATCGTCACCTTCGTCGGCCGCATCCAGCCGCTCAAGGCACCCGACGTGCTCATCCAGGCCCTCGCCGAACTCTGCGCGCGCGATCGCGATCTGGCCGCGGACACCACGCTGGTCATCGTCGGCGGCCCCAGCGGCAGCGGCCTCGACCGGCCCACCGCGCTCATCGAACTCGCCGCGTCGCTCGGGCTCCGCGACCGCGTGCGCTTCCTGCCTCCGCAATCCGGCGACGACCTGGTCGCGGTCTACCGCGCCGCCGACGTGGTCGCGGTCCCGTCGCACAACGAGTCGTTCGGCCTGGTCGCCCTCGAAGCACAAGCGACTGGTACGCCGGTAGTGGCGGCCGCCGTCGGCGGGCTCGTCACGGCGGTACGCGATGAGGTGAGCGGTGTTCTCGTCGACGGCCACGTCCCGGGCGACTGGGCCCGGGTGTTCGACCGGCTGCTCCGGGCGCCGCATCGGCTGACCGAGCTGGCCCACGGCGCGGTCGAGCACGCCCGCGCGTTCTCGTGGGCTCGCACGGCGTCCGGGTTGCTGGACGTCTACCGTGAAGCCATGGAGGAGAACCGGGCACGCCTGCTGCTCCGCGACCACGCGGATCTCGCCGGCGCCGCGACGTGGTAG